TGTGGAAAGCAAAATGAAACTCACGAATTGATTCTGTTTCAGCTGATTTAGAAATGCTGAATGAGATTTGACGACATTCAGGTACATTGAATGTTTCTACTTCATAAGTTAATAAGCTAATGATGGCTTCGCCACCTTTTAATTCCACGCCACAAATTTTCATGTTTCACCTTACTTTGGTACTAGTTTGATTTTGCCTAACGCTGCGAAAGCTGCATTAGGCTTAAATTGGGTTTAATCTTCGCTAAGCTCTTGTTCATCATCTTGAACAATCGAGTTATCGTTTTCAGTAATCTTTACTGGTTTGGCTTTACGGCGCATTGGCGCATCACCAATATCAACACCAGTAATAAAGCGTTTATCACGCTTAGGTGCTGTTTTAGGCTTATTGCTTGTACTACGCTTTTTGTTCGATGTTTTGGCGTCGTTTGCTTTCGCATTTTTGTTGGCCGCTTTAGGCTTATCTTTCAGGCCATTGAACTTGCCTTGGAGACCTTCAATAGTCGAAAAGTCGAAATTCTTACGTAAGAATACTTGGATTTTCTTAAAACTGTCCCAGTCTTTAGGGCCAACTAATGAAATTGCATCTCCTTTGGCACCGGCACGGCCAGTACGGCCAATACGGTGTACGTATTCTTCAGCAAATTTTGGCATGTCAAAGTTAATCACTAATGACACGTTTAATAAATCGAGTCCACGAGATGCAACATCCGTTGTCACCAATATTTTTTGCTGACCGCGGCTGAACTTATCCATAATCTGATTACGGGCAGATTGATTTAAGTCACCACTTAACGCTGCAGTTTCTAAGCCTTGTTCAGCGAGAAGTTTTGCTAACCTGTCCGTGTCCGCACGAGTTGCTGTGAAAATAATTACTTGCTTGTGCTGTTCAGTTTTAAGTATGTGCTGCAATAGTGCTTGTTTGTGATCTAAGTGATCAACTAAATATACACGCTGTGTAATATCTTTATGTTCGTTGTGTGATGCACCAATAGCCACGTGGCTTGGGGTTTTCAGTAATGTCGCAGCAATATCATTAACATGGTCATGATCGAGTGTGGCTGAGAACATCAAGGTTTGTCTGCGCTTGTGATCCGCTGCGTCATTAATGGCTTTTAGTTGTGGTGCAAACCCTAAATCAAGCATGCGATCTGCTTCATCTAGAATAAGCAGTTCTAGGCCATTAAGGTAAAGATGACGCTGCTGAAGATGATCGGCAATGCGCCCCGGTGTAGCCACAATGAAGTGAGGATCACGGGATAACGATTTTGCTTGATCGTTAAAGTTCTCACCACCTAAAATGCTCACCGCTTTATATTGAGTGTTTGCCACCAATAAACGAAGCTGGCCATAAACCTGCTGAGCAAGCTCTCGGGTTGGTAATAAAATAAGTACACGCGGATCTTTTTTAGATAAGGCCTTTGTTGATATTACGCGCTGCAGTGCTGGTAATAAAAATGCCAGGGTTTTACCTGAACCGGTTTTTGAAGATGCCATTAAATCTTTACCCGCTAGGGCAATCGGCAGGGCTTGCTGCTGAATTTCAGTTGGCTCAGAAATGCCCATATGCTTTAGACTTTCAAGTAAGCGTTTGTCTAAAGAAAAATCGGTAAATAACAAAGGTAAATCCCCTAAAAAATGATAGCCAGATATTATAACGTGTAAGCCTGAGATAGCCAACAGCTTAAGCCTCAGTTATGCTGAGTTTTACCATTTTAATTTTGTCGTATTTTTCGTTAAAGGATGTATAAAAACATGTCGGATGTCCCCAAAGAAGCAACTAACACCAAACAATTACGAATAGGTGTTGCCTTAGGTAGTGGTGCGGCAAAAGGTTGGGCGCATATTGGTGTGTTAAAAGAACTTGCTGAAATGGGGGTTTATCCAGATAAAATTGCTGGATGTTCAGTGGGAGCATTAGTTGGCGCGGCTTACGCCAATGATCATCTCGATGAGTTAGAGAGCTGGGTACGCGGGTTTTCTAGCTGGGATGTTTTAGGTTTGATGGATTTAAGCTGGCGCAAGGGGGGCTTAATCAGTGGCGAGAAAGTGTTTGATGTCTTAGCAGGCCGAATTGGTGAACTTAAAATTGAACAATTGAACAAACCATTTTCTGCCGTTGCGACAGATTTATACTCAGGGCAAGAAATTTGGTTTAAAGAAGGTGATTTACGTCATGCCGTTAGAGCATCTTGTTCAATGCCCGGGTTTTTACCGCCAGTGCAACTCGAAGATCGCTGGTTGGTGGATGGCGCAGTAGTCAATCCAGTTCCAGTATCAATGTGCCGTGCAATGGATGTGGATGTGGTTATTGCGGTTGATTTGAATGGTCACCGTCGCAATAGTATGCATATGTTGCCACAACAAATGAAAAGCCGTGCGCCGACAGCACTTGAAAAACAACAGCAAGAAGCAAAAGAATCTGAGTCAGCGTTTATGGATATTCTGGGTAAAGGTAAAGAGTACATTTCTGGTCTGACTGAAAAGTTTTCGATGTCGACTAAATCTCACCCCGGAATGATCGCAGTGATGTCTCAATCAATGGATATTTTAGAGCAGCGACATAAGCGTGCACGTTTGATGGGTGACCCACCTGATGTTTGTTTGGTGCCACAGCTTGCAGATATTGGCACCATGGAATTTCATCGCGCTGCAGAAGCCATAGAAGCAGGTCGACAAGCAGTACGTCAAACCGCTCATTTAATCAACTCTTCGCTAGGCCGATAACGGTTTTCATAATTCTGGTCAAGCTCTGTATTGCTATTTAGTGCAGAGCTTGGCAGTAATTTTTTTCATTTTATATGCCTTCATTAAACTATGATCCAGATCATGGATTTCTAGTCTTCATTATTGCTTAATGCACCATATCTTGTGTTTGTTAGTTCTTTGCTGTGGATATATAGTGTTTATATCCTGTGCATAAATGGAGTAAAAGTAATGCCTGTAGTAATAAAAAGGGACGGTTGTCGGACTGTATTTGATGAGTCTAGAATAAGGGATGCCATTGTTGCTGCAATGGCGACGGCTACAGGTCATGCCGATGTAGATTACGCAGCTACTGTAGCTTGTGTGATTAAAGAGCAGCTATCACACAAACAAGAAGTAGAGATTCATCATCTTCAAGATTTGGTTGAAAACTTACTAATGGAAGGGCCTCATAAAGAAGTGGCTCGCCATTATATCGAGTATCGCCATGACCGCGATATTTGTCGTGAAGCAAAAAGTAAACTTAACTGTGAAATTCGTGGTCTAGTTGAACAAAGCGACAGCTCTATTCTTAATGAAAATGCCAATAAAGACGCAAAAGTTATTCCTACTCAGCGTGATTTATTAGCGGGTATTGTGGCTAAGCATTACGCTAAATCGCACTTATTACCTAAAGACATTGTTGCAGCTCATGAGTCTGGTCAACTGCATTATCATGACCTTGATTATGCACCTTTCTTCCCAATGTTTAACTGCATGCTAATTGATTTAGCGGGCATGATGACCCATGGATTTAAAATGGGTAACGCAGAAATTGATACGCCAAAATCAATTTCAACAGCGACAGCAGTTACTGCACAAATTATCGCGCAGGTTGCTAGCCACATATACGGCGGTACTACCATTAACCGTATCGATGAAGTGTTAGCAGAATTTGTACAAAAGAGTTACCAAAAGCAATTAGTGATTGGTAAAGAGTGGGGCGTTAGCGACGTTGAAGCCTTTGCTATGGCGCAGACAGAAAAAGAATGTCATGACGCATTCCAGTCTTTAGAGTATGAAGTGAACACACTGCATACAGCAAATGGCCAAACACCATTTGTGACCTTCGGTTTTGGTTTGGGCACCAGCTGGGAATCTCGATTAATTCAAAAGTCGATACTAACAGTACGTATGGCAGGCCTTGGTAAAAACCGTAAAACCGCGGTGTTCCCAAAACTTGTATTTGCTATTCGTGATGGGGTAAATCATAAAGCTTCTGATAGCAATTATGATGTTAAAAAGCTGGCATTAGAGTGTGCCACTATGCGCATGTATCCAGATATTCTTAACTATGAACAAGTTGAACGTGTCACTGGTTCATTTAAAACCCCAATGGGTTGCCGTTCTTTCTTAGGTACTTACGAAGAAAATGGCGAGCTTGTTCACGAAGGTCGTAACAACTTAGGTGTGGTTAGCCTTAACTTGCCAAGAATTGCGATTGAAGCAAAAGGCGACGAAAAAGCATTCTTCGCATTACTTGATGAAAGAATGACATTGGCTCGTAAAGCATTAGACACGCGTATCGCTCGACTAGTTGGGGTTAAAGCCCGAGTAGCACCAATTCTGTATATGGAAGGCGCATGTGGTGTTCGCTTAAAAGCTGATGATGATATTTCTGAAATTTTCAAAAATGGTCGCGCGTCGATTTCATTAGGCTATATCGGTCTGCATGAAACCATCAATGCGTTATACGGAACAGAAGAGCATGTATTTGATAGTGAGTTACTTCGTACCAAAGCCATTGAAATTATCAATGTAATGAAGCGTGCAACAGAGTCTTGGAAAGCAGAAACTGGTTATGGCTTTAGCTTATACAGCACCCCAAGTGAGAACTTGTGTAGCCGTTTCTGTCAGTTAGATGCAAAACAGTTTGGCGTAGTTGAAGGTGTCACTGATAAAGGTTACTACACCAATAGCTTCCACTTAGATGTTGAAAAGAAAGTTAATCCATACGACAAAATTGATTTTGAATTACCGTATCCAGAAATCACAAACGGTGGTTTCATTTGTTATGGTGAGTTTCCTAACATGCAACACAACATTGAAGCATTAGAAAACGTATGGGATTACAGTTATAGCCGAGTGCCTTATTACGGCACCAACACGCCAATTGATGAGTGTTATGACTGTGGCTTTGTAGGCGAATTTAACTGTACTAGCAAAGGTTTTGTTTGCCCTAAATGTGGTAATCATGAACCAAGCAGAGTATCGGTAACACGTCGTGTATGTGGTTATTTAGGTAGCCCAGATGCGCGTCCGTTTAACCACGGTAAGCAAGAAGAAGTGAAGCGCCGCGTTAAGCATATCTAGTTGTGTCATTGAGTTAAGATAGAATCAAATAAGGCGCTGAATAGCGCCTTATTTATTTGAAAGGTAAGTGTTATGAATTTTCATCAGTATTATCCTGTCGATGTGATTAACGGCCCCGGTACGCGCTGCACTTTGTTTGTATCAGGTTGCGAACATCAATGTCGCGGTTGTTATAACCAGTCGACTTGGGATCCTCGCTCAGGTCATGAAGTGGATAAGCAAATGGAAGATCAAATCATTGCTGATTTAAATGATACTCGAATCAAACGCCGTGGATTATCTTTGTCAGGCGGCGATCCGTTATTTCCAGCCAATCTCACCGCTATATTATCTTTAGTAAAACGTGTAAAAGCGGAATGCCCTGATAAAGACATTTGGCTGTGGAGTGGTTATAAACTTGATGAAATGTCGCTGAAACAACAGCAAGTGTTGTCGTATGTGGATGTATTAGTTGATGGCAAGTTTGAACAAGACTTAGCCGACCCAAGCCTAAAATGGCGTGGAAGTTCAAATCAAGTTATTCATGATATGAGTGAGTTAATTACTGTTGGTTAACTATTGCTGTTAGTAAACTTTTAGTTGTGGCTTGCTGATTGTCATGAAAGAGCTTTTTGAAGCTCACTTTTGATGGATTTGTTTTACAACTATTAATAACTGGGACATGAACAATCAGAGTTTGTTTTCATCGATAATGACGTTATTACTGTATCGAGTTTAACTTAAACGTTATAAAAAACTATAGTAATCAAAGTCCAATTTATACCCATTAGACGATGAAGTACCCATACCAGTGATGAAATAGTAAATTTATGCGTTGTAACGGGCTTTGAAGTTAGCTAATTCAACCTCTTTAGGTATATAATTTGCGTTCGAAAAAGTGTTGTTCGATATCAAAACAACTCATTGCTATCGATAACATGAAAGAATTTAAGGTAAAGAAATGAATTTAAAACAAGAACTGCAAGCATTAAACGATAAAGCAGAGAAGTTTCGTCGTAAACTTGCTGCCGCTGAAGCTCGTGAAGATAAAGCGATTATCATGCAGTTTAAGAAAGAAATTGCCACAGTCACTAAGCGAATTGCTAGTTTGAAAAACCAGCAATCACGTCAACTGAACAAACAAGGTCAAGAAGTTAAAGGCTTAAAGTTCAATCGTGCGCTGACTAAAGCTGAACAAGCTGATATGGGCAAACTTAAAAAGTCAGTTAAAGGACTTGTAGTTGTTCATCCAATGACAGCTATGGGCCGTGAAATGAATATCACTGTTGTCACCGGTTTTGCTCCTGCAAAATTCTAGTCCAATATACGAAATAGTCATGACATATATGTCAGTTCAAGGATGAATAGTCTCAAGGATTGAGCGTTGTCTTAAAGGTTTATCCATGTCGATTAAATATATCGCCACTTCTAAGTTACCTACGCCTTGGGGCGTATTTGCAATGCATGGTTTCGAAGATACAGAAACCGGCAAAGAGCATGTGGCGTTAACTTATGGTGAGCTCAATGCCACCGAGCCGATGTTAGGCCGTATTCATTCAGAATGCCTAACTGGCGATGCTTTATTTAGTTTACGTTGCGATTGCGGTTTTCAGCTGCAAACTGCAATGCAAAACATTGCTGAGCAAGGTCAAGGTTTTATTCTTTACTTGCGCCAAGAAGGGCGTGGCATTGGTTTATTAAATAAAATCCGTGCCTATGAATTACAAGATCAAGGTGCTAATACCGTAGAAGCAAATGAGCGTTTAGGCTTTGAAGCTGATATGCGTAAGTACGATATGATTGAGCCTATGCTTAAGCAAATTGGTGTGAGTAAAGTTAAACTCATGACTAATAATCCACGTAAAGTAAAAGCGATGCAATCTGTAGGTATTGAAGTTGCTGAAAGAGTGCCTTTGCAAGTGGGAAAAAATCGCTACAATGAAGATTATTTAAAAACGAAATCAACAGAACTAGGTCATTTAATGACTGAGCATCATTTTGTCGATAACGAAAAATAACCTTGATTCATTTTGAATACATTAACTTGTAATTAAAACAGCTTATTAAAATGGGTTACCGCAATTGAAAGCGTTTAGCTTTATCAATTCTAAGAGCGTTGCAATGTTATTTGCAGCGCTTTTTATTAGTTTTTTTATGATGCCTAGCAGTCATGCTGATGAGGCAAATAATCCCGATCTATCTCACTACGCTTTTGCCAATTACATTGGTAGTGGTATTTACCGCGCTTCTGGACAAAATGCTGCCGTAGTGAATATTCCGTTTGCGTTTGATATTGAAGAGTCTGAAGATCATATTTTGACATTAAGATTACCTATCTCATTAGGTTTTTTTAATTACTCTTTCAGTGACTTACCCGAAGGTGAATTGCCTGACAATGTTGGCACAATGACCATCACGCCAGGAATTGAATACAAATGGCTTTATGATGAGCAGCTGACATTGGAAAGCTATTTAGATTTAGGCTATGGGCACAACTTTTCCAATTCAAGCAATGTGGGTATTTTCTCAACAGGTGTGTCAGCCTTATATGAGTTGGAGCAAGCTAAATATACTCCGGTATGGGTGAATCGAGTTTATTATGCGGGCTATAAAAGTAGTATTAATGACAGTTCTGAGAGTTATTCAGTATTGCAGTCGGGAATAGACTTTGGCCTTGGCCAGCATTGGGATTGGGGGGATTATACTATTGAACCTAGACTATTCGTTGCTGGGCGCTGGTATTTTAATAAGCTTAAGTTTATTACGCCGTTAGAAGATGACATTCACACATCAAGCACTTATGAAGTAGGTGCGACCTTGGCGTTATCAAAACCACTTGGCTGGGGTTGGTTTAGCACCGACCGATTTGGTATCAGTTATCAAACTGATGGTGAGTTACAGGTGTGGCGTTTAATCTTTGAATTCCCGATGTAGGCAAGTTTAGCTTTAAGATTACTCAATAAAAAAGGCATGAATTTCATGCCTTTTTTATGCTTATTAATACTGTGAGTCAGCTAAAACGATAAAGTGACTACTTGCCCCAAATGTT
This window of the Shewanella goraebulensis genome carries:
- the nrdD gene encoding anaerobic ribonucleoside-triphosphate reductase; this encodes MPVVIKRDGCRTVFDESRIRDAIVAAMATATGHADVDYAATVACVIKEQLSHKQEVEIHHLQDLVENLLMEGPHKEVARHYIEYRHDRDICREAKSKLNCEIRGLVEQSDSSILNENANKDAKVIPTQRDLLAGIVAKHYAKSHLLPKDIVAAHESGQLHYHDLDYAPFFPMFNCMLIDLAGMMTHGFKMGNAEIDTPKSISTATAVTAQIIAQVASHIYGGTTINRIDEVLAEFVQKSYQKQLVIGKEWGVSDVEAFAMAQTEKECHDAFQSLEYEVNTLHTANGQTPFVTFGFGLGTSWESRLIQKSILTVRMAGLGKNRKTAVFPKLVFAIRDGVNHKASDSNYDVKKLALECATMRMYPDILNYEQVERVTGSFKTPMGCRSFLGTYEENGELVHEGRNNLGVVSLNLPRIAIEAKGDEKAFFALLDERMTLARKALDTRIARLVGVKARVAPILYMEGACGVRLKADDDISEIFKNGRASISLGYIGLHETINALYGTEEHVFDSELLRTKAIEIINVMKRATESWKAETGYGFSLYSTPSENLCSRFCQLDAKQFGVVEGVTDKGYYTNSFHLDVEKKVNPYDKIDFELPYPEITNGGFICYGEFPNMQHNIEALENVWDYSYSRVPYYGTNTPIDECYDCGFVGEFNCTSKGFVCPKCGNHEPSRVSVTRRVCGYLGSPDARPFNHGKQEEVKRRVKHI
- the ribA gene encoding GTP cyclohydrolase II, yielding MSIKYIATSKLPTPWGVFAMHGFEDTETGKEHVALTYGELNATEPMLGRIHSECLTGDALFSLRCDCGFQLQTAMQNIAEQGQGFILYLRQEGRGIGLLNKIRAYELQDQGANTVEANERLGFEADMRKYDMIEPMLKQIGVSKVKLMTNNPRKVKAMQSVGIEVAERVPLQVGKNRYNEDYLKTKSTELGHLMTEHHFVDNEK
- the nrdG gene encoding anaerobic ribonucleoside-triphosphate reductase-activating protein, translated to MNFHQYYPVDVINGPGTRCTLFVSGCEHQCRGCYNQSTWDPRSGHEVDKQMEDQIIADLNDTRIKRRGLSLSGGDPLFPANLTAILSLVKRVKAECPDKDIWLWSGYKLDEMSLKQQQVLSYVDVLVDGKFEQDLADPSLKWRGSSNQVIHDMSELITVG
- a CDS encoding DEAD/DEAH box helicase, encoding MGISEPTEIQQQALPIALAGKDLMASSKTGSGKTLAFLLPALQRVISTKALSKKDPRVLILLPTRELAQQVYGQLRLLVANTQYKAVSILGGENFNDQAKSLSRDPHFIVATPGRIADHLQQRHLYLNGLELLILDEADRMLDLGFAPQLKAINDAADHKRRQTLMFSATLDHDHVNDIAATLLKTPSHVAIGASHNEHKDITQRVYLVDHLDHKQALLQHILKTEQHKQVIIFTATRADTDRLAKLLAEQGLETAALSGDLNQSARNQIMDKFSRGQQKILVTTDVASRGLDLLNVSLVINFDMPKFAEEYVHRIGRTGRAGAKGDAISLVGPKDWDSFKKIQVFLRKNFDFSTIEGLQGKFNGLKDKPKAANKNAKANDAKTSNKKRSTSNKPKTAPKRDKRFITGVDIGDAPMRRKAKPVKITENDNSIVQDDEQELSED
- a CDS encoding YibL family ribosome-associated protein, yielding MNLKQELQALNDKAEKFRRKLAAAEAREDKAIIMQFKKEIATVTKRIASLKNQQSRQLNKQGQEVKGLKFNRALTKAEQADMGKLKKSVKGLVVVHPMTAMGREMNITVVTGFAPAKF
- the rssA gene encoding patatin-like phospholipase RssA, with the protein product MSDVPKEATNTKQLRIGVALGSGAAKGWAHIGVLKELAEMGVYPDKIAGCSVGALVGAAYANDHLDELESWVRGFSSWDVLGLMDLSWRKGGLISGEKVFDVLAGRIGELKIEQLNKPFSAVATDLYSGQEIWFKEGDLRHAVRASCSMPGFLPPVQLEDRWLVDGAVVNPVPVSMCRAMDVDVVIAVDLNGHRRNSMHMLPQQMKSRAPTALEKQQQEAKESESAFMDILGKGKEYISGLTEKFSMSTKSHPGMIAVMSQSMDILEQRHKRARLMGDPPDVCLVPQLADIGTMEFHRAAEAIEAGRQAVRQTAHLINSSLGR